From a single Pseudalkalibacillus hwajinpoensis genomic region:
- a CDS encoding isochorismatase family protein: protein MKQTLLIIDAQQELMEGNQEEQGVFDKDKIIHNINTVIEKVINESIPVVFIRDLDVSNGEGLGFQIHKDINVPSDAVIFDKAATNTFYGTPLNEHLSKNNIEHLVIMGCKTEHCIDTAVRTATINHFDVTLVGDGHSTSDSKNLSAQQIIIHHNETLHGHYNVDNFSVVRNTNEDLFIPFHNKYRS from the coding sequence TTGAAACAAACTTTACTAATAATCGATGCTCAACAAGAATTAATGGAAGGTAATCAAGAAGAACAAGGAGTTTTTGATAAAGACAAAATCATTCATAATATTAATACTGTAATTGAAAAAGTAATAAATGAGAGTATCCCAGTTGTTTTTATAAGAGATTTAGATGTTTCGAATGGAGAAGGACTAGGATTCCAGATACATAAGGACATTAACGTACCTTCCGATGCTGTCATATTTGATAAGGCTGCTACAAATACATTTTATGGCACTCCATTAAACGAACATTTAAGTAAAAACAATATAGAGCACCTTGTAATAATGGGATGTAAGACAGAACATTGTATTGATACAGCTGTTAGAACAGCAACAATCAATCATTTTGATGTAACATTAGTTGGAGATGGACATTCTACTTCTGATTCCAAAAACTTATCTGCACAACAAATCATTATTCATCACAACGAAACTCTTCACGGACATTATAATGTAGACAATTTTTCAGTGGTTAGA
- a CDS encoding DUF6886 family protein, with protein sequence MRIFHVSEENDIQGFKPRIPTRTDLDSTKGLVWAIDERCLPNFLTPRNCPRVCYHVGPNTSEIDKQKYISLKSCLHVVVIENKWFKTMKNTKLYLYEFDAKQFTLQDENAGYYISETTQFPIAKFEVVNLFQDVFLRNVELRLVNNLWDICDEIQKTTFNWSMCRMGFAQPRNNE encoded by the coding sequence GTGCGGATTTTCCATGTAAGTGAAGAGAATGATATCCAAGGATTTAAGCCCCGAATCCCTACTCGAACGGATTTAGATTCAACAAAAGGGCTTGTATGGGCAATAGACGAAAGATGCTTGCCTAACTTTTTAACGCCTAGAAATTGTCCGCGTGTTTGCTATCATGTTGGACCAAATACCTCAGAAATTGATAAACAAAAATATATATCATTAAAATCATGTTTGCATGTAGTTGTAATTGAAAACAAATGGTTTAAAACGATGAAAAACACTAAATTATACTTGTATGAATTTGATGCAAAGCAGTTCACACTTCAAGACGAGAATGCTGGCTATTATATAAGTGAAACAACACAATTTCCAATTGCTAAATTTGAAGTGGTTAACTTATTTCAAGATGTATTTTTACGTAATGTTGAATTACGTTTAGTAAATAACTTGTGGGATATTTGTGATGAAATTCAAAAAACAACATTTAATTGGTCAATGTGTAGAATGGGATTTGCACAGCCAAGGAATAATGAATAA
- a CDS encoding ArsR/SmtB family transcription factor: MKPIDLFKALSNETRLNILQWLKEPEKHFPKQQAHLPKEVSIEGGVCVGDIQEKAKASQSTVSHYLNMMQKAGLLESVRYGQWTYYRRNEEVIRQLAEYLNTEI, translated from the coding sequence ATGAAACCAATCGATTTATTCAAAGCATTGTCTAACGAAACTCGGCTTAACATCTTACAGTGGTTGAAAGAACCGGAGAAGCATTTCCCCAAACAACAAGCTCATCTTCCAAAGGAGGTTAGTATCGAAGGTGGTGTTTGTGTGGGGGATATTCAAGAAAAAGCTAAAGCTTCTCAATCTACGGTTTCACATTACCTAAATATGATGCAAAAAGCTGGGTTACTTGAATCTGTTCGCTACGGCCAATGGACCTATTATAGGCGCAATGAAGAGGTTATTCGTCAGTTAGCAGAATACCTTAATACAGAAATCTGA
- a CDS encoding DMT family transporter, with protein sequence MRYFSYIFALLAGAALSFEGAIYGELGETVGELETTFYNFAVGSLIMGILWVFFGKGKLSYTVEAPKWTLLGGVLGIAYLLAIVISVPFVGVGITMVSVIIGQMLMSLVIEHFGWLGSKTAKINKQKVFAAISMIIALILIK encoded by the coding sequence ATGCGTTACTTTTCATATATATTTGCACTCTTAGCAGGAGCTGCACTCAGCTTTGAGGGTGCTATTTATGGTGAATTAGGAGAAACAGTGGGTGAGCTAGAAACCACGTTCTATAACTTTGCTGTTGGTTCATTAATTATGGGAATATTATGGGTTTTCTTTGGTAAAGGTAAACTTTCTTATACGGTGGAAGCACCTAAATGGACACTACTCGGCGGTGTGTTAGGTATCGCATATCTATTAGCTATTGTTATCAGTGTTCCATTTGTCGGCGTAGGTATAACGATGGTGTCTGTAATTATTGGTCAGATGTTAATGAGTCTAGTCATTGAACATTTCGGTTGGCTTGGCAGCAAAACAGCAAAAATAAATAAACAAAAAGTATTTGCGGCTATTTCAATGATCATTGCACTTATTTTAATCAAGTAG
- a CDS encoding PucR family transcriptional regulator, with amino-acid sequence MAVSLKEIIELPMLSHAKIHSGNRMIQNKQVEWVSVIETPVENFVRQHEFVLSTGIGLGKDPEALLGFVQDVYESGASALALATGRHLFDIPKQVISYAQEREFGLIEMTWEIRFSDVIQACMDRINHYQQEELRRSEEIQQRLLEMVLQGGNANDIARFVNKQTTSPILIADSKGKVKGKAGCSKSILEKWNAYREQYMNITRAGGNMLHPMLKKIEEFVIGEMPGLVMKIQSAGTEQGELVVFPKNDTSEIDTSLLEHAATAAALAFLKDNAIEETEMRLKDDFILSIANGEYSSEERLLSRGKLLGYNLTLPYVCVMGQLDNLTDLSQKNRKGFSSYEHWFESMIYYVSEEVLYAGEAIERRILTTVQDNKLVIFLETEHGKNELVNQFLDLLERRLSKLFPGIVLTWGIGKSGEGVLVFKESYDKACVALDLGRKQKGSGSRIDYEDTKINRLLQSLSRDKDVQEVTMSTIAPLLAYDKKRNMDLIGTFTAYHLNNGNVSQTARKLNLHRQSLLYRLRKIESLTQLSLISPDDVFLLDLSIKIWSVGLKDERL; translated from the coding sequence ATGGCGGTTAGTCTCAAGGAAATCATCGAATTGCCTATGCTTTCCCATGCCAAAATACATTCAGGGAACAGAATGATTCAAAACAAACAGGTAGAATGGGTATCTGTGATTGAGACGCCTGTCGAAAATTTTGTTCGACAGCATGAGTTTGTACTCAGCACAGGTATTGGGCTTGGTAAAGACCCGGAAGCATTACTAGGTTTCGTTCAGGATGTCTATGAATCAGGAGCATCTGCTCTTGCTCTTGCAACTGGACGTCATCTCTTTGATATCCCGAAGCAGGTCATTTCCTATGCACAAGAGAGGGAATTTGGATTAATTGAAATGACATGGGAAATCCGGTTTTCTGATGTAATTCAGGCGTGTATGGATAGAATTAATCACTATCAACAGGAAGAGTTAAGAAGATCTGAAGAAATACAGCAAAGGCTTTTAGAAATGGTCCTTCAAGGTGGCAACGCTAATGATATCGCACGGTTTGTTAACAAGCAGACGACTTCGCCAATTCTAATTGCAGACTCAAAAGGTAAAGTGAAAGGAAAAGCAGGGTGTTCGAAGTCCATTCTTGAGAAATGGAATGCCTACCGTGAGCAATATATGAACATTACACGAGCTGGTGGAAATATGCTTCATCCAATGCTCAAAAAGATTGAGGAATTTGTGATTGGGGAGATGCCCGGATTAGTTATGAAGATTCAATCTGCAGGTACAGAGCAGGGGGAACTTGTGGTTTTCCCCAAAAATGATACGAGCGAGATTGATACAAGTTTATTAGAGCACGCTGCTACCGCTGCTGCACTTGCATTTTTGAAGGACAATGCAATTGAAGAAACTGAAATGCGATTAAAAGATGATTTTATACTTAGTATTGCAAACGGCGAATACTCCTCAGAAGAGCGCCTCCTTTCTCGTGGTAAGCTACTTGGCTATAACCTCACGCTTCCATATGTCTGTGTGATGGGACAACTGGATAACCTTACTGACCTTTCCCAAAAAAACCGAAAAGGTTTTTCCTCTTACGAACATTGGTTTGAAAGCATGATTTACTATGTAAGCGAGGAAGTATTGTATGCAGGAGAAGCAATTGAGCGAAGAATTCTAACAACTGTTCAGGACAACAAACTCGTTATCTTTCTAGAAACTGAGCATGGGAAAAATGAACTTGTGAATCAGTTTCTGGATTTACTGGAGAGACGATTAAGTAAACTGTTTCCAGGTATCGTACTAACGTGGGGAATTGGCAAAAGTGGTGAGGGTGTGCTTGTCTTTAAAGAAAGCTATGACAAAGCATGCGTGGCGCTGGATCTTGGTAGAAAACAAAAAGGTTCTGGAAGTCGTATAGATTACGAAGATACAAAAATCAATCGTTTGTTGCAAAGCCTTTCACGTGATAAAGATGTCCAGGAAGTCACTATGTCAACAATCGCTCCATTACTTGCCTACGATAAAAAGAGAAACATGGATTTGATCGGAACCTTCACAGCTTATCACTTGAACAATGGGAACGTGAGTCAGACTGCACGAAAGTTGAATCTACACAGGCAGTCACTTCTTTACCGATTACGAAAAATCGAGTCACTAACACAGCTTTCGCTTATAAGCCCCGACGATGTATTTCTACTCGATCTTAGTATTAAAATATGGTCAGTTGGATTAAAAGATGAAAGATTGTAG
- a CDS encoding threonine/serine dehydratase has product MDLPHNGLHSTTCPTLRDIWIAKKRIASFIKATPLVHSDRLSIESGTDAYLKLENLQPTGAFKLRGAANKILSLSEEEREKGVTTFSTGNHGLAVAYVAKQLGMKALICISNRVPLNKVTKLHDLGAEVRRIGENQDDAEAYCYQLRDEEGMSVIKPFDDPEVIAGQGTIALELLDELPDIDTCIIPLSGGGLLSGIALGLKVADPSIRIIGVSMKNAAVMYESIRINKPVTLVEQDTLADSLLGGIGPDNAYTFSMVKEYVDEIVLLSEDEIASGIAFMWHQHQMGVEGAAATAVSVLLHRKAKGISKRTAAIISGGNVDSTRLLDVITARGDRYGG; this is encoded by the coding sequence ATGGATTTACCCCATAATGGCCTTCATTCTACTACTTGCCCCACACTTCGGGATATTTGGATTGCAAAGAAACGAATCGCATCATTTATTAAGGCGACTCCCCTTGTGCATTCCGACCGACTTTCAATCGAAAGTGGTACAGATGCTTACCTTAAACTTGAAAATCTTCAGCCAACTGGTGCATTTAAATTACGTGGTGCCGCGAATAAGATTCTAAGCTTGTCGGAAGAGGAGCGTGAAAAAGGTGTAACGACTTTCTCGACAGGGAACCACGGGTTGGCTGTTGCTTATGTGGCAAAGCAGCTTGGTATGAAAGCACTCATTTGTATTTCTAATCGTGTTCCGTTAAATAAAGTGACCAAGCTTCATGACTTGGGAGCGGAGGTGAGACGGATCGGAGAGAACCAGGACGATGCAGAAGCCTATTGCTATCAGCTTCGAGATGAGGAAGGAATGTCGGTGATTAAGCCATTTGATGATCCGGAAGTCATCGCAGGTCAGGGGACGATTGCGCTTGAACTGCTTGATGAACTGCCTGACATTGATACGTGTATCATTCCACTGTCAGGAGGGGGATTGCTTTCAGGAATTGCGCTTGGATTGAAGGTAGCAGACCCGTCCATTCGAATCATCGGTGTTTCTATGAAGAATGCAGCGGTTATGTATGAAAGCATCAGGATAAACAAACCAGTTACGCTAGTAGAACAGGACACGCTAGCTGATAGTTTACTTGGGGGAATTGGACCAGATAATGCATATACATTCTCGATGGTGAAGGAATACGTAGATGAAATCGTGCTGCTTTCAGAGGATGAAATTGCTTCTGGAATAGCGTTTATGTGGCATCAGCATCAGATGGGTGTGGAGGGGGCTGCTGCAACAGCAGTCTCGGTATTATTACATAGAAAAGCGAAGGGAATTAGCAAGCGTACTGCAGCGATTATTAGCGGGGGCAATGTGGACTCCACTCGTTTACTTGATGTCATAACTGCCAGGGGTGATCGATATGGCGGTTAG
- a CDS encoding Cof-type HAD-IIB family hydrolase, with the protein MNKEIKLIALDMDGTLVNHDGEVSKENEEAVKRAKEQGIHVVLSTGRSLPFCRDIAEQLGRSEYLVTVNGGQVYNKKLELVDSTHLDNELVKRLWELKVKHDVYFWSSTTEGVFNTQKPFDREIHEYQWLKFGFDIKDDEIRKVITDEVMANEAFEVTNSSPTNLEINPAGVNKAAALLKVCDWLDLSMEHVMAVGDSMNDIAMIREAGFGVAMGNAQERVKEAANWITKDYTEHGVAHAIERVLK; encoded by the coding sequence ATGAATAAAGAGATTAAACTAATTGCATTAGATATGGATGGAACACTCGTCAATCATGATGGGGAAGTTTCAAAAGAAAATGAAGAAGCTGTAAAGCGCGCTAAGGAGCAAGGTATTCACGTTGTTTTAAGCACTGGTCGTTCGCTACCTTTCTGCCGTGACATTGCAGAGCAACTCGGACGTTCTGAGTATCTTGTAACAGTGAACGGTGGACAGGTCTATAATAAGAAATTAGAGCTTGTGGACAGTACCCACCTGGATAACGAGCTTGTAAAGCGACTCTGGGAATTAAAAGTGAAGCATGACGTGTATTTCTGGTCATCCACAACAGAGGGCGTCTTTAATACACAGAAGCCATTTGATCGAGAAATTCATGAGTATCAATGGTTAAAATTCGGTTTTGATATTAAAGATGACGAGATCCGTAAGGTTATTACCGATGAAGTAATGGCAAACGAAGCGTTCGAAGTGACGAACTCAAGTCCGACTAACCTCGAAATTAATCCAGCTGGTGTAAACAAAGCCGCTGCACTTCTCAAGGTCTGCGACTGGCTTGATCTTTCTATGGAGCACGTCATGGCTGTTGGAGACAGCATGAACGATATCGCCATGATCCGCGAAGCAGGTTTCGGCGTAGCTATGGGGAATGCTCAAGAACGCGTTAAAGAAGCAGCAAACTGGATCACAAAAGACTACACAGAGCATGGCGTAGCACATGCCATTGAGCGTGTATTGAAGTAA
- a CDS encoding FixH family protein: MNSTQVDAEKTNEEGMNEEETGDAMVREAAQAEDESEKSMSEPSLKKEIMEEISDGHHEDHHRPELNTMLENDTQDPAVLMTEVLEDGHQLVEADVRFEYWKEGEEKHTYTDAEEMGEGMYEAKIEIPEPRTYNMKVHVEKGEQLHSHKPYVLKVTEKDK, from the coding sequence ATGAACAGTACACAAGTTGATGCCGAGAAAACGAATGAGGAAGGTATGAATGAAGAAGAAACGGGTGATGCGATGGTAAGAGAGGCGGCACAGGCTGAAGATGAGAGTGAGAAAAGCATGTCGGAACCTTCATTAAAAAAAGAAATTATGGAAGAAATTTCAGATGGCCATCATGAGGATCATCACAGACCGGAATTGAACACCATGCTCGAAAACGATACTCAGGATCCTGCAGTGCTTATGACAGAAGTGCTGGAAGATGGACATCAGCTTGTTGAAGCAGATGTACGTTTTGAATACTGGAAAGAAGGAGAAGAGAAGCATACCTACACAGATGCGGAAGAAATGGGGGAGGGTATGTATGAAGCTAAAATAGAAATCCCCGAACCAAGAACGTACAACATGAAAGTTCATGTAGAGAAAGGGGAACAGCTTCATTCACACAAACCATATGTGCTTAAAGTTACGGAGAAAGATAAGTAG
- a CDS encoding class D sortase encodes MRRNISTILILVGFFVTIWSGYEWWSQKSVATFNPKKAEAVAVNWNDTKKEETLNKEVLKTSVISRSMESYNFETGEQIGELTIPKLGYLYPIYWGTDDETLKLGVGMYDTDYTTVPAKAAHTALAGHRDTVFDGLDQLEKGDRLYLKVGDVSYEYQIRKTWITDEHDRSVIVKKNTPTLTLTTCYPFDFLGSAPDRYIIEASLIQMEET; translated from the coding sequence TTGAGAAGAAATATAAGCACAATTCTCATTCTCGTAGGATTTTTCGTTACAATCTGGAGCGGGTATGAATGGTGGAGTCAAAAAAGTGTCGCAACGTTTAACCCGAAAAAAGCGGAAGCGGTGGCGGTGAATTGGAATGATACGAAAAAAGAAGAGACATTAAATAAAGAAGTTCTTAAAACGAGTGTGATTTCACGCTCAATGGAATCCTACAATTTCGAAACTGGAGAACAAATTGGAGAGCTAACGATCCCAAAGCTCGGATACCTTTATCCCATCTATTGGGGTACGGATGATGAAACTCTCAAACTGGGCGTCGGCATGTACGATACAGACTACACGACAGTGCCAGCAAAAGCCGCGCATACAGCACTTGCCGGTCACCGAGACACCGTATTTGATGGGCTTGATCAACTCGAGAAAGGTGATCGCCTCTACCTAAAAGTAGGTGATGTTTCGTACGAATACCAAATAAGAAAAACATGGATCACAGATGAGCACGACCGAAGCGTTATTGTTAAAAAAAATACGCCAACTTTAACACTAACAACCTGTTATCCTTTTGATTTCCTCGGCTCAGCGCCTGATCGATATATTATCGAAGCAAGCTTGATCCAGATGGAAGAAACATAA
- a CDS encoding ribose-phosphate diphosphokinase: MLRQEEDVKVFALNSNPELTEEIVGVLGIQVGNCSVKRFSDGEIHMNVEESIRGCDTYLVQSIAGSGNDYLMELLIMIDALKRASAKTINVVLPYYGYARQDRKTGPRQPITAKLIANMLERAGATRVLTIDLHANQIEGFFNIPVDQVSGIPILAEYFVNKNLGDVVVVAPDNSSALRARKLGSLLDVPIALIDRRSYDTGEPSTVNVIGDVKGKTAIIIDDMIDTGRNVALTSRILEENGVKEVYATFTHAVLSGRATEEIADSNIKEVVVTNTIALPEAEDLDKITVLSIAPLLAEAIHIVQEKLSISKIRS; the protein is encoded by the coding sequence ATGCTACGCCAGGAAGAAGATGTGAAAGTGTTCGCTTTGAACTCGAATCCGGAGTTAACAGAGGAGATTGTTGGGGTCCTGGGGATTCAAGTAGGAAACTGCTCTGTGAAACGTTTTAGTGATGGAGAGATTCACATGAACGTTGAGGAAAGCATCCGTGGTTGTGATACATACCTCGTTCAGTCCATTGCAGGCTCAGGAAACGACTACCTGATGGAGCTTTTGATAATGATCGATGCGCTAAAGCGTGCATCTGCTAAAACGATTAACGTAGTCCTCCCGTATTACGGATATGCGCGACAGGATCGAAAAACCGGACCAAGACAGCCAATTACGGCAAAGCTCATCGCAAATATGCTTGAGCGTGCTGGTGCAACTCGTGTGCTGACCATTGATTTGCACGCGAATCAGATTGAAGGCTTCTTTAATATCCCAGTTGACCAGGTGTCAGGAATCCCGATTCTTGCGGAATACTTCGTGAATAAGAATTTGGGAGATGTTGTCGTCGTTGCGCCAGACAACAGTAGTGCGCTTCGTGCCCGTAAGCTAGGATCACTTCTTGATGTACCGATTGCTCTCATTGACCGTCGTTCGTATGATACAGGTGAACCGTCCACTGTGAATGTAATTGGTGATGTAAAGGGGAAAACGGCGATCATTATCGATGACATGATCGACACAGGAAGAAACGTTGCACTTACGTCACGCATTTTAGAAGAAAATGGTGTGAAGGAAGTCTATGCAACGTTTACACATGCGGTGTTATCAGGCCGTGCTACAGAAGAAATTGCTGATTCAAATATTAAAGAAGTTGTCGTTACAAACACGATTGCTTTACCTGAAGCGGAGGATCTTGATAAGATCACGGTTCTTTCGATTGCGCCATTGCTTGCAGAGGCGATCCACATCGTACAGGAAAAGCTATCCATTAGCAAAATACGTTCATAA
- a CDS encoding DUF1648 domain-containing protein yields the protein MMEKRPKIKVEKSFLQRLFDLGGLVMLLLCLLYLYLEWSALPEEVPIHFNGQGEVNDWGGKGSLLLLPLIGAVIWIGFSFLERYPHVYNYVVKITKGNAELQYRSAVSLIHFLKNTIAILFAYLTWETILVASGERAGLIDWVLPAFLMLIFGAIVLYVIHSIRWR from the coding sequence ATGATGGAGAAGAGACCGAAAATAAAGGTTGAGAAGTCTTTTCTACAACGATTGTTCGATCTGGGTGGGCTGGTCATGTTACTTCTATGTCTGCTCTATTTGTACCTCGAGTGGTCAGCGTTACCTGAAGAAGTGCCAATTCACTTCAATGGGCAAGGCGAGGTAAACGATTGGGGTGGAAAAGGCTCACTTCTACTTCTTCCTCTCATTGGAGCGGTGATATGGATAGGGTTTTCTTTTCTAGAACGTTATCCACATGTGTACAATTACGTGGTGAAAATAACGAAAGGAAACGCAGAGCTGCAGTATCGGAGTGCAGTTTCCTTGATTCACTTCTTGAAGAATACCATTGCGATTTTATTTGCTTACCTGACATGGGAGACAATTCTCGTAGCGAGTGGAGAACGGGCGGGTTTAATTGATTGGGTCTTACCAGCATTTCTTATGCTGATCTTCGGGGCAATTGTATTATATGTCATCCACTCCATACGCTGGAGATAG
- a CDS encoding STAS domain-containing protein, protein MSNYNLDSSQFVSLKTASKRLFKLISERLNVNTAYVTKRGNNAMTVLSSFNEKEEIIPEGYEVEYSGTYCRLIIGNEHNAMNTVNLTKDKLTEQLEVTSQLQVKGFLGVTLTKLNGEVFGTLCVMDKEEKDFSDEDIQYLKSMAEILSYVIDLDQTKYNMSFLTVPIVPITQGIAILSLQGLIDEDRTENITQTALQYGANRDINYFIVDLSGLMIIDSEFSNVLGELVPSLQLMGIETVITGITPEIARHEAANDHLLQAKTVPTLEVALDYIGFKLIEKD, encoded by the coding sequence TTGAGTAATTACAATTTAGATTCATCACAGTTCGTTTCATTAAAAACCGCTTCTAAACGATTATTTAAATTAATTAGCGAGCGATTAAATGTCAATACAGCCTACGTGACCAAACGAGGCAATAATGCTATGACAGTACTTAGTTCTTTTAATGAAAAGGAAGAAATTATCCCTGAAGGATATGAAGTTGAATATAGTGGTACGTATTGTCGCTTAATTATTGGCAATGAACACAATGCCATGAATACGGTTAACCTAACGAAGGATAAGTTAACAGAGCAACTAGAAGTGACTTCACAGCTACAGGTCAAGGGATTTCTAGGCGTTACATTAACCAAATTAAACGGAGAAGTATTCGGTACTTTATGTGTGATGGATAAAGAAGAAAAGGATTTTAGCGATGAAGATATCCAATACCTGAAATCGATGGCCGAAATTCTTTCTTATGTTATTGATCTTGATCAAACGAAATACAACATGAGTTTTCTCACTGTTCCGATTGTCCCAATTACCCAGGGTATAGCGATTCTTTCGTTACAGGGCCTCATTGACGAAGATCGCACTGAAAATATTACTCAGACTGCTCTTCAATACGGTGCAAACCGAGATATCAACTATTTTATCGTCGACCTTTCAGGATTAATGATAATAGATAGTGAGTTTTCGAACGTCCTCGGTGAGCTTGTCCCTTCCTTACAGCTTATGGGGATTGAAACCGTCATCACTGGTATTACACCTGAAATAGCCAGACATGAAGCAGCGAATGATCACCTTTTACAAGCTAAGACCGTACCAACACTAGAAGTAGCTCTTGACTATATTGGCTTTAAGTTAATTGAGAAAGACTAG
- a CDS encoding aldo/keto reductase encodes MHRPFSFSSPEKEMKEMAKLLNENKIGAVGVSNFNREKMDRVIQELKKHGVDLASNQMRYSLLDRQIETNGVLDLAKRYGVTIIAYSPLEQGILTGKFHQNPELAENLSGPRKYMSQFKPQGLAKTLPLINTLEEIGKEYGVGAGQVALNWIVHFHGETVVAIPGASKLKHAEDNVKVLGFKLTGAEMKRIDEESRKVAKM; translated from the coding sequence GTGCACCGACCGTTTTCATTTTCTTCACCTGAAAAAGAAATGAAGGAAATGGCGAAACTTCTTAATGAAAACAAAATTGGTGCAGTAGGGGTTAGTAACTTTAATCGTGAGAAGATGGACCGAGTGATACAGGAATTAAAGAAACACGGTGTCGATCTTGCTTCAAACCAGATGAGGTACAGTTTGCTCGACAGGCAGATCGAAACGAACGGTGTATTAGACCTTGCTAAGCGGTACGGTGTAACGATTATAGCCTACTCTCCGCTTGAACAGGGGATATTAACTGGAAAGTTTCATCAAAACCCTGAGCTCGCAGAAAATCTATCTGGTCCAAGGAAGTACATGTCTCAATTTAAGCCACAGGGTCTAGCCAAAACGCTGCCCCTCATCAATACACTTGAGGAAATTGGAAAGGAATATGGCGTTGGAGCTGGACAGGTTGCCCTGAACTGGATTGTTCATTTCCATGGAGAAACGGTTGTCGCGATTCCCGGCGCTTCGAAACTCAAGCACGCGGAAGATAATGTGAAGGTTCTTGGTTTTAAATTAACCGGGGCCGAGATGAAGCGAATTGATGAAGAGTCAAGGAAAGTAGCTAAGATGTAG
- a CDS encoding GNAT family N-acetyltransferase encodes MIKEMRTIEEVMEAFKVIKELRTQLDEEQYLSLVAEAREKDMYQLYALYQRGEVVAVTGFKPMITLYNGRSVWVCDLVTGSAHRSKGYGEMLLTFVEEWAKDRGYSNITLSSGLHRKEAHRFYEEKMDYDRVSYSFKKTLI; translated from the coding sequence ATGATTAAAGAAATGCGAACAATTGAAGAGGTGATGGAAGCGTTTAAGGTGATAAAAGAACTGCGCACACAACTGGATGAAGAGCAGTATCTATCTTTAGTGGCAGAAGCCCGTGAGAAAGATATGTATCAATTATATGCGCTGTACCAGAGAGGTGAGGTCGTTGCAGTTACTGGTTTTAAGCCAATGATCACGCTGTATAACGGTCGGTCTGTATGGGTTTGCGATCTTGTCACAGGGAGCGCCCATCGCTCGAAAGGATATGGTGAAATGCTGCTTACATTTGTAGAAGAATGGGCGAAAGATCGCGGTTATAGCAATATTACACTCTCGTCAGGTTTGCATCGAAAAGAAGCCCATCGCTTTTATGAAGAAAAAATGGACTACGATCGTGTGAGCTATTCATTTAAAAAGACATTAATTTAA
- a CDS encoding N-acetyltransferase, whose product MKENPLLWNFHFMREESEFVIRHVSEHEEKGFVIYSNLDEQNIHKAIQEEVARFQEAKQGFEWKVYSRDSPANFKENFKANGFTCEDPEALMVIELTKDHLLLGEDTSQICEIKDGNGIKVIVGLEDAIWDESHEDLGIRLWRDKKGNPEGLFIYGIYEEKQLVSAAWMYKEGKSFASLWGGATLPNYRGNGFYPSLKGQ is encoded by the coding sequence ATGAAAGAAAACCCCCTCTTATGGAATTTTCACTTTATGCGCGAGGAGTCGGAATTCGTTATTCGTCACGTTTCCGAGCATGAGGAAAAAGGGTTTGTCATCTATTCGAACCTGGATGAACAGAACATACATAAAGCAATTCAGGAGGAAGTAGCTCGTTTTCAAGAGGCGAAGCAGGGGTTTGAATGGAAGGTATACAGCCGTGATTCGCCAGCTAATTTTAAGGAGAATTTCAAGGCGAATGGATTTACTTGTGAAGATCCTGAGGCGTTGATGGTAATAGAGCTCACGAAAGACCATCTATTGCTAGGCGAGGATACTTCTCAGATCTGCGAAATAAAAGATGGAAATGGAATAAAGGTTATCGTGGGGTTAGAGGATGCGATCTGGGACGAGTCACATGAGGATCTCGGGATAAGACTTTGGCGTGATAAGAAGGGAAATCCAGAAGGCCTTTTTATTTATGGAATTTATGAAGAAAAGCAGCTTGTTAGTGCTGCATGGATGTATAAAGAAGGTAAAAGCTTTGCGAGTCTCTGGGGAGGTGCTACGCTACCGAATTATAGGGGGAATGGATTTTATCCCAGCCTTAAGGGGCAGTAA